In Phocoena phocoena chromosome 3, mPhoPho1.1, whole genome shotgun sequence, the DNA window attctggaaaatatttttccaagcaGTGAATCTATAACAATAACTATTATAcagtctctctcttgctctctctcattATGAGAGAGACCCTTATCACCAAATCTTCGCTTCACAAGCCACCCTTAACCCATCCCTGGGTGGTCTAAAATCATTTAGTGTGTGCCAGTGACATGAACATTTACACATCTAACCAATATATATTTAACCAAGATAATCCTTTAAACCGTGATATGAGAAAGTGACATTACAACACCACAGACAACTATTTTTTCCATTGATAAATTCACCTCTTTCCCGAAATATACAAAGTtcattgcaaaatggtgatagcAAAGTGTTCATTAAGCCATCAGAACAAATCACcttgttttcaaaataataactTAACCTTAGTTTCAAGTGCATCAATGTATTACCCTAAAGGATTGTCACTTTTAAACAGTTTACACAACAAAAGCGTTGTGAGGAAGTCTTACAAGCAAAACTGGTGCCGGCTACTCGAAAGATCCATTAAAAATTACCATTAGTGATTTTAAATGATAACTGATCAAAAATACACTTAACGTTCACCCTATTAGCTCTTCAGAATGCGAATTTAAGTTTAGAGTAAATACAGTGTCTTCTGAATATAGTCAACAAGCAACAAAGCCAGAGCCCACAGTCAAAGGTTTCCAGACCCGGCAGAAGGAATCTACTGTACGGCATGGATCTCTGTCCGTGCTCAAAATATCTAACGATATTTTTCATCTATACTGGACTTCTTTGAAGAGTACTCTACTGTTTCACATCCTTCTTTCAATCTAACAAAATGTGTTAAATAAAACCTTTAGATTAGGTTTAAAAGCAGCTGAAAAACTGGCTGCTTTAGGCTCTAATTATCAGAAGACTGTTATCTGGGAGCTTTGGGCTCGCAAATATCAGAAACCCCAATAACTTATCATAAAAATACAAGCTCttggttttgaaaaatatacaaaatgcacTGCACATGGAAATATCTCTTGATTGTCAAGGAAGACAAGATATCAGTCTTATTCATAGATTTATGCTGTGCTTGAATTTCAGTGATCTTTGTTTTTGCAGATTCCATTTTTCACTGTTTTGGGTAGCCTCTGACCTTTGGTGTAAGCACGGTACCAAAAATGGAGAAAGAGCAGCAGAAAGATGCACCCGTAACTCAGAATGATGTACAGAAAGACTGGAAACTGGTACTTGCAATCCTCCATGAAAAAGAACTGGCCTATGTGTATAGTGACAATAACGAACTGGACCTAACAGACGGAAGAATGAAAAGTATTGTTTAGCTACGAAGAGTCACAATGGAGCAATTATTTAATGCATTCTTTGTCTGCTTATGTTTAAACACTCTCCAACCACATCCAGGCTACTGTTGGACAGGGAATTTTATCTTTCAATCTAGCCTCTATGGGAATGACAGTGGGTGGAACAATGTCAAAATGCAGATGGGAATTTGGAACTACTATTCAGTCCTGCCAAAGTGCACAGCTCCAGGGGGAGCTATGTAAATGTCCCTGGAGCAGGGCAGTGCAGCAGCCCTTTCACACTCAGAGAACCATCAGTCTCTGGCTTGAGTCCTTGACTGATGAAATGCATACAGGACCACTACCTTATGGCCTAATTTTCTAGGGCAGTTTGATTTCAAACATTCTGTCCTGTTGGTAGACTGGATATTTCcgttggtggggaggggaaaaaaaacattctAATTAGAGCCCCGCTTATTTTGTAGGAGCCAAAGCATCGCTAAGTCCACATATCTGCCACCGGTCCTCCACCGTCATAGATAAAAAATACATCCTATCTGCCAACTGCAGCAGAGAATCTGCAAGGAGTGAGAGAGCATTGGTGACCCTCCTAGCGATGCCCAAGGGCTCTGTGTTCTAGAACGTTCTACACAGTCTTAAAAGGGACATGTTTTGGGCTAACATCCAgattttttggatatattttttctcatgattaaaagGCAACATGCGTTCTgtggaaattttggaaaataaaaatctatacataaaaataaataatgattacCCACAATCTGTCCTGTTATAACCATAGTTAAGATTTTCACATTGTTCCTGTTATAATCATCAGCTTTCcttgcattatcttttttttttttttttttttcggtacgtgggcctctcactgttgtggcctctcccgttgcggagcataggctctggatgcacaggctcagcagccatggctcacgggcccagccactccgcggcatgtgggatcttcccggactggggcacgaacccatgtcccctgcatcggcaggcgggctctcaaccactgcgccaccagggaagccctccttgcaTTATCTTAAGGAACTTTTAGAACATTCTTGTGCAGTAGATACAATTATTCCTCTCATTTTGCAGACGAGAAAATGAAACCTTAGAAAGTGTAAGCAGCATCCTCAACATTCTATGCAGGTGTGTTTGTGTAAATATTATcaacatatttgaaaaaataatgaacaacATGTATTCTTTTTGCTATATAAGTATTTTTCCACATTATTAAAAAGTTTCTACAACATTTAAgagtatgttaagtgaaagaaaagcCTGATACAAAATTCTATATGCAGTATAGATGTTCTAATTTCTCTGCAATGAGGACATATTACTTTACAATcataaaaaatgcttaaaaaagaaaggacttgTGAATAATTTTCATGACTTTGTAATATTCCCAAGcaggaattaaaataatttacttcttcatttccttatggtTGGTTATTTAGGGTGTTGTCACTTTTGTCAATATGTATATTACACCACCATTCTACACCTTTAATTCCCACAGTACTTTTACTAGTTGGAGGAAAAATAGACTTATAAATGTTAGGACTAGATAGGCAGGCACACAGGAAGGCTCATAATCCTCTCAAAGTTACATTCCCTCAAGGTCATTTAGACCTAGAATATGGAATGTCTAACTTCTAAGTTAATATTATGTATAATGAGGTTCACATAATTttgaacataaatatttttattttatataaatgcataaaatagtATAAAGATACACACGCTAGTTTAGTTGTCTGAGCCTCTTGACTACCAAATAGGCTTTGCTTTCAATAAAGTTCCTGACAAAAGTTCACATAACAAAGAAAGGACAATGAGGGGATGCCGTAAGAGGCCAGACAATTTATATCCCTGTGTTTTGTAAACTTTGCTCTTTAGTTAGTATCCTCATTTACAAGGAAGACAAGGGACTCCAGTTTAGTTTAGTATctggttttaaagaaaattaattactcACAAGCTGTAATgatgtcaaatactttttccacCACAAATACTTCTGGTAGGCTGGTCCCAATGCACACAGTCCATAGTAGGAATACATGACTACATGTACAGCTGTATTTAGAAAGGCATGGAATGTTCCCAAACCAcctggaaaaaaatattgtaaaataggGGCACTGTTCCTTAAAATGAGACATATTTTTCTCTGAAcggaaattttaatataattatttctttaattttagtaggaagaaaaatatatatgaaatatcacTATTGTTAAATAGCTATAAAATTGGAGGGAGCTGGATAATACATCCAGTTagtaaaactaaaatacaaaTCTTGTAGAATAAACTAGCATGACTTTATTCTGTGATATCTTAACCTGAAAATAGTCTTATGATTTGGGTTTACTTTAACAAACTAAGTTGACttccttttaaatataatatattgctAAGTAATAGTAATCAAATTCATTTTTAGTGAGAATTAACATATATAAAGCACACAAAGTACACCAATCTTAAGTGTACaacttgatgattttttttttaacttgacgACTTTTTACACATGTATACACCTATGTTACCACCACCAAattcaagatatagaacattgcTGATGCCACATAAAGTTCCCATGTGCCCCTTCCAAGAACATACTCCTCCCAATGTAACTGTTATTCTGACTTCCATCATCAACtattagttttgcctgttacaaaacttcatataaatagaattacacAGGATGTATTCTTTGTGGCTACCTTCTTTCAATCAACATACTGTTTTTAAGATTCAACCATGTGATtgcctttttattgctgtgtagtattaCGTGATATAAATGCATCACAATGTATCTATCCTCCCATTAAAAGATATTTGAGTTGTCTTCAATttgggttattatgaataaagccactaagaatattattttacataacaTTGTGTGGAATCAAATTAACTTTTTCCATTCTCAATAGTTTTCCATAAATACTTTTAgtgccacaatttttttttttttttgccgcactgCATGTCAtgcggaacttccctgaccaaggatcaaacctgttCCGCTGCAGTatgcagtggaaacatggagtcttaaccactgaaccaccagggaagtccaagtgcCACAAAATTTTGGCAGTAAAACCACTGGCTTTCATTACCAAGCTGTCCTAAGTTTGCTTTAATCAATCattgtttttccaaaataaacatttattaattgttAAATCATCTTTCCTTACTGCTTCTATTTGACTATTATCAATTGTGCCTTCCTATCCTGGTTTTCCTCTTCTAATCTCACCACATCTCCCACTGATCACTTTCAATTTAGAATAGAAGAAAAGGACCCTGGGGGGAATATAAGCAAAAATTGTTACAATTGTCTTTAGCTGGATCAGTAGTACAGTGGAAGGGGTAACAGAGTGTTCAGTTGATGgtagggaaaaaaaccaaaactcttcCCTAGTGTCTCTTTCCTAAGATGCACAATCTTGAAGAATCTTCATTCTTTATGCACAGCCTGATTCAGCTTAGTAATACTGACctagaatttaaatttttctccaaaatatgctattttatttattctaatattCTTTGATTTCAGAAATTAAGCAAAACCTCACAGATTTGCCTATGTTAGAGGAAGGGCTGAATCCATGAACACTATGAGTTATAGAAAGTTTAAagcaaaatacaaatttattacttCAACCACAATCTTCTAAGGAGAAATGTCATACAAATTGTTTCAtggaagaaataattatttttttaaaaaatcattcataatTGCAGCAATGCTAGATTCTTCTAAATACTTCTAAATACTACCACTGCCAAAGTACACCCTTAAAATACctgttttaaataattacttttaagtAGTTTAAATATTCCCCTAAAGTCTCTTTTATGCTATACTGTGCTTCATAAACTTTCCTAAGTAAATCAAATTTCAGCTAATCCTGTAATTATCACAAATTTCAAGTCAGAAGAAACTGAATTAATGAAGCTTATTAACAACCTCCCagcttttattatttacatttggaTTAGTCTTATTTCCCAAAAGAAACTTGAATCAATAAATTAGTATGGTATGAAAACACCTTTTCTAggctaatttaaaaatagaatagatTAGGAGTCAAGTTGCTTAACATGGGGACAAGCCAAATACCTCTCAAGTCCATTTGTCTCACAATTACATATACACAGGAAATCTATTTCATGCTTGATAATGAACTACATTCGACTGAGCCTTTCTCACCAAGACACCTCTCCCAGTTTTTGGTAGAAGAGTTCTATTTTCCACTCAGAAACTTTCACCATTTAAATGTCCTAAAATGAGGCTTCTACGGACAGGAATTTAACAAAGCACTAGTGTAGCTAAGAGTGTTCAGTAAGGGTTACTGATCAAAATAAGCTATCAAATCAAATTAACTTGCTTATTTTCTCTAGTAATGATTATTTTCTGATaagttattttaatgtttgttcACAGAACAATCACATTTTAATTAGTAATGCTtttcatatcttctttggaaggCTTTTCTAATAAAGTATTTTCTAagcttgttttcttcttcataatAGTTCTGAAAAGCAAACATCTCAGGATGAATTATAATTAGTACCATCACATTTTACTCCTttggtttggaaaaaaaataaaggaaccaCCTGGGTAATTATCACAACTCTCCATATCTCTGGGAAGGAGTATatacataattaatataaaaacctgcctcagaaatattttcatcacGTTCAAAAGAAAAGGTGGATTGCTATTATCCCAGGGAGGAGTACAACAGGCAAACAGGAAATTAAATACTAGATAGATATCAGCTGTGCTCAAGTTTTTGAAAGGACAGTTTAAACTGGACAGTTTTATTCTAGGAATGAAAGCCAATGCCACACCACACTTCTGGGAATACCTCAGCTCTTGTTGCTGTGCTTGTCACTGAATAGATACCAGGTGTGCTGTACAAGGGTTTACTAGGTTCCACACATGAGACTGAGCAGAAGTGCCAACTCATGGAACAtatgagagagaagaaaacattattttctacCACTTACATTTTGTAAAGCCGACGGGGAATTGAGGTGTGGACAATGAATCCACTATGAAGTGCTTAATGTACATGGTAACATTGAAAAATTGAGGAATATTATACGTTTAAATGTTCATTATTGAAAGcattgcttgttttttaaatggaaaccAGACTATCAATGGACTCAAAgagagaaactagaaaaatgctCAACTCTattcttcaaataaaatttattttttcccattatagaACCAACAGATATTCAAACTAGACCACTTTTGTGTCGATTTCTCTAAATCACTGTTTTTGGGGTATTGTCTTCCTATacatttttaatctatatttatttttcagtgttgtAATAGAATAATCTGGTCTCAGGGAAGAAATCTGAATAAGTAAGTTCTAAGGGTGTGAAAATACCTTGTCTAGCATACTTTAAAAACAGAATAGTAAGAATAGCCATCTATTTCTGATAATTTAGGAGCCAAGCTTCTTAACAAAAGTTTGAGCTAAATGTCTTTCAATATCATTTGCATTTCACAATTATAAACACAAGACATCATAACCATTCTATTACTGGATGTttaggtattttctaattttcaccaaaaaaaatagTGTTAAGAAATACCACTGTAGAAAGAACTGAGAGGCACAATATACAcgtgagagaaaataaaaacacagaaagcaaagaaaaataatggagattaaataatataactaccttcaatttgtaaaatggaCACAGATGAGACTATCTTGTTATAATGtgagttaaatttttaaattaacacatatacattataagaaaaacaactacatttcctttaaaaaaaatcctcaacagataAATGCCAATTTTGGGCAAGGAGCTACTTTACATGCTGGAAAATCTGATGCCCTTAGGCCAAGGTAGGGACAGCCCTTCCAGCTCCCCTAGGTTCTGCCATCTTCTTCTAGCCACTAGCTTATCCATGTCCCCTCATGCTCTGAGACATGCAGAATTTTTCCCCATGCCTAGAGAGTCTAAAACTCAAACAAGAGTTCCTCAATtgtgatttctctttcctttcagtcTTACCAAGTCAGAAAACCCAATAGAGGTGAGCTCTTCACAGAAATGTTAAAGCTTTGTCTAGTATGGGCTGCAGGCTGACATGAAGACTTCTTAAATTGAAAAAACTAGCATACATAAATCCCCCAAACAACTTTTGCTAGTAAGACTATATCCTTCAGGAtatcacttatttaaaaatttatgataGGTAAAATTACTTACCTTTCTGTATTCTCATATTCTAGATGTTCAGAAGCATAAAATCAAAACCAACTAAAGAACCTGTTTGCCAAGCTTTtgagttaaattatttttgacCTAAAAACAATATCAAAACATCCTTTACTATGGTAGGATGTTTAGGGAAGGTGGGAAACTGCAATTCGACACATCTTTACAGCGTTATTAGGGATTGGGATGTGTATCAGTTTTTGGAAATTTGAAAGCAAAGAAGACATGGAACTTGAGATAAACATTCTAACTTCCTAGAAACACAAGGAATAAGTTATCTAACTATATTCCTATAAAGCCAAggattttgccattttatttgtttgttaattatttatttaaaaatagttatagaACTATATAGGacaagaataaaatccaaacaaaacaactaaagGATATGTGTAGAAGACTATACCTAAAGGTCTTACATATTAAAGAGtattggggggtggaggggagatcTAGTTAGGAGTCCTATGTTTATGTTTCAGATAATGAAAGTCAGAAGTTTGATCAAAGTGATTCTTTGATGTTTTGAGAttctttaaaatcacatttaaggACAGAATTTATGCTTATAGCATACAGAAACGTAATCAATTGTAACACATGATCCCAACTCTCCCTTGGCTACCTGCGGCAAATTTGACTCCAAACCACCAGGTCCATGGCATGATGGTATGATGGAAGACATGCAGGAAAGTCACTTGACTATTTTTCTTACGCAGAACAAAAAAGAtctgaaataatttaaagaaaatcaagTTCATATAAAATCATGCAATAATTTATCTAGTGTTACAAAACTATTGGCAAAGTGCAAATTATTCCACGTTGTAATGTGCTTTGAAAGAGTTGCCTTACAGAATGCCTGTAGAAGCAGCTGATTCTCCAAGAGGCAGCTCAAAAGCTAATAAGTATGAGAGAACTTGGGTACGATGCCTAGTCATGCAAGAATCAATAAAAAGGTGAAAAGATATTGaatgaagatttaaaaatcaaagatataAAGTGAAGAATATGAccaaaaattactgaaaaaatgttactggtttaaaaaaaaaacccacgtgGATTTTGAAATATCTGGGGAAGCAGAGACTCTTAAGTCCTAGGACTGAATTTCTACACTGCTCCCTAACTAACACATCCTACCAAGTTAGATAAGGGATTAAGCAAACTAAAAGAGGACTTGTAGCAAATCTGAAGTTAGcaaattattattaaagaaagaggaagagggaaatacTTGAAGAGTTAATTGGGGAAGTAGGgtggaaaagaaagcaaagcagcTTGGGAAAAATGAGAAGGGCAACAGAGGCACCATCCAGATTGAATGTATCCAGTGGTTTACAGAAACGACAAACAAAGAGGTAGAAGAGGAAGGCTTTGTGGAGGGGGGGGGTTCAAAAACATATTCAAAAGCAGaattaaatgttcaaaaatattcaaaatgcagAAGACCAGTGATGAGTTAGACTTCTAAGTACAGGACTAAACAGAGTAGCAGAAACAAAAGCGTTCCTAAGAGTAGTTGAGAAATGTGGTTCAGGGAAGAACACAGAGCAGCAAGTTTCCTTATGGAAGCTGAAACTGAGAACATGCAAAGCAGGAACGATGAAGTCAAAATGCTTTTGCTTATGCACGTGGAGGAAGGCAACACGGTGCAACAGAAAAAGCCATAAACCAGCAATCTGGGGTCCTAGGTCCTAGTCAGTAGTGGTGTTCCTCTGGACAAGTCTTGTAACTTTCTGGCTTCCATTTCTCTTCAGATTTAGTGCTCCAggctaggtcagtggttctcaaccctgtcTGCATATTACAGTGACCAGGAaggtctgttttttgtttttaaataaccatGCCTGGTCTCTAACTCCAGACCATCTGATACCAAATCTCTGGGGGCAGGGCccaggtttttgttttctaacGCAGTTAGGTCTCCAGCACCACAgcggttgagaaccactggactacAGCAGGGGTTCTTGAAGTGTGGACCCTGGACCAACAGCAATAACAGCACTTGAGAACTTGAGAGAAATGCCAGTTCTTGAGCCCCATCGAACAcgtactgaatcagaaattctgcgGGTGGGATCCAAACACACGTGTTTTTAAtgagtcctccaggtgattctaatgcatgctaatgtttgagaaccactggattcTACACTCACTAAATTCTCCTTTCTAATTCTAACATTACGTATAGCCAGCTGAGAAGGTAAAGCATACTGAAATTTGCTACCAGAAGTGTAGTGGTATATATTctgaagagagaaaacaagtgTCAGTCTTAGGCCCCGAACTGATTCCAGATAAATGAGATCCACAtgccacaaaaacaaaataaatagccagctttcctttgtttctggaaATAAAGGCGCATGGCTTTCTCCTCTCATCATGGATCCTAATCCATGGTACTTGCTTCTCCCAGGCCTAGCCACTCAAAGTCAGAGTTGATACTCAGGAAGGGAGAAGACCAGTAAACACGGACTTCAGAAAGGCAGATGGAAATAGTTTTGATGTTACCAAAATTACTGATATTCCAGGGAAAAGCTAACATTCTAGTATAAGTTTATGAATTTTGAAGCATTTATCTTCTTAAAGGAGTATGGATGACACAGTGCTTTGTTATAAAGAACCAAAGGCAACATATTCTCTGCTCTTTGCTTCTTGAACTTACTTCACAAAACAGCTGTCATCCATCTATATAGAGACATAGCTCTGTAGTATATGTGTTAGTTACATTCTTATCTTAACCAGGTGGTTgatatagaagaaaatcttttggCATTTgcaaaagattgaaaaataaGTTTATCCTATTCTCTAAAATAACtgacaataaaaagtaaaagataataTGAGGTCTGCCTGAGGAACAGAGATAACCAAAGTTATAAGACAACTGTACACTCACAGTTTATTGCTCTCATTGAAACATCAAACATTTACCAAATGTGGTGATCATATACTCACAGTATCTAAGAGCTCAATAAATTTGGAGAAGTAATAAAGCCAGCAGGTGCGTGCCATCTGCAGAAACACACATagatatgaatttatttatttatttttacatggaagaaaattttattttttctaattttggcaaaattcacattacataaaatttacgATCTTAACCATTTTAGAGTGTACAGTTtggtagcattaagtacattcacattcttgtgcaaccatcaccaccgtctATCCACAGAATTCTTTTCCTCTTATAGGACTGAGACTCTGTAACCATTAAACAGTAAGTCCCCATTGGTGAATCCAGCCCCTGACAACTACCATTTTACTTCCTATTTCTGAATCTGATTACTCTGTGTACCTCGTAtaacagaatcatacagtatttgtttgcCCCTTTGTACctagattatttcacttagcataatgtcctcaaggctcaACCACATTGTAGCagttgtcagaatttccttccttgttaaggctgaaaaatattccattgtatgtatataccactatttgtttatccattcatccgctgATGGACAcgtgggttgcttccatcttttggctaatGTGAAGAATGCTATGAACACTGgcgtacaaatatctctttgaatcccagctttcaattcttctaggtatatacccagaagtagaattgttgggtcatatggtaattctgttttttgaagaaccagacataaatttacttttaaatccaagaaattcacaaagaaaagcaccagttttcattttacagaaaattacacacctgaatttctttgattttttttcttgtaactttTAGCTTTTTCTCTCAACACATATATTCTGATAATTGAGTCACTTACTAATTCTGATTTCACATTCAGTGTTTACAAAGAGTCCAAAAAGTTTTAACGTTGATTTTGTGTTACaagtttttccaaaaagaaacttACCCTCAATGCTGTAGGCGAGTGTGAATAGTCAACAATTTCACATCGAAAGGAATAACCTGTACCCCAGCCAGACATCACAAACTGCAAGAGAGCACATGCATattaaagaaggaaatatttgctCAACGGCTACAATGAAGGTAGTTTTGAGTATGTCTCTTCATTACATT includes these proteins:
- the ELOVL7 gene encoding very long chain fatty acid elongase 7 produces the protein MAFSDLTSRTVRLYGNWIKDADPRVEDWLLMSSPLPQTVILGLYVYFVTSLGPKLMENRKPFELKKAMITYNFFIVLFSVYMCYEFVMSGWGTGYSFRCEIVDYSHSPTALRMARTCWLYYFSKFIELLDTIFFVLRKKNSQVTFLHVFHHTIMPWTWWFGVKFAAGGLGTFHAFLNTAVHVVMYSYYGLCALGPAYQKYLWWKKYLTSLQLVQFVIVTIHIGQFFFMEDCKYQFPVFLYIILSYGCIFLLLFLHFWYRAYTKGQRLPKTVKNGICKNKDH